From one Gemmobacter sp. genomic stretch:
- a CDS encoding SH3 domain-containing protein has translation MAGLVRFVALMGLLGAGFYGAATVYGQGDGLQRNRAAAAVLPEATRADSAPQAHALPAAVRRLADSPVDGPSRPVVIGVPQPVPEPVQIRPVAATVAATSDPSFRSVQVAGANVRGGPSTGHGVIGRITLGEEVEVVEDAGNGWVRIRIEGDGIDGWVAERLLSN, from the coding sequence ATGGCTGGTCTGGTGCGGTTCGTGGCCCTGATGGGCCTGCTGGGTGCAGGTTTCTACGGTGCGGCAACGGTCTATGGTCAGGGGGACGGGTTGCAGCGCAACCGCGCAGCCGCCGCCGTCCTGCCCGAGGCGACGCGCGCCGACAGTGCCCCCCAGGCCCATGCGCTTCCTGCGGCGGTGCGTCGGCTGGCCGACTCGCCGGTCGATGGTCCTTCGCGCCCGGTGGTGATCGGCGTGCCGCAGCCGGTGCCCGAACCGGTGCAGATCCGCCCGGTTGCCGCCACGGTTGCTGCCACCTCCGACCCGTCGTTCCGCAGCGTGCAGGTGGCCGGCGCCAATGTGCGCGGCGGCCCCTCGACAGGCCACGGCGTGATCGGCCGCATCACCTTGGGCGAAGAGGTCGAGGTGGTCGAGGATGCCGGCAACGGCTGGGTCCGCATCCGCATCGAAGGTGACGGCATCGACGGCTGGGTCGCCGAACGTCTGCTGAGCAACTAA